In Terriglobales bacterium, the sequence CAGAGAACACCGCCCCTCCGCCTGGAGCTGCCTGCGCTTCCAGCCGGCCGCCACAGCCCTTCAAAATTCCCATCGAGATACTCAGACCGAGCGCGTTAACCCCTCCTGTGCGCTTGGTGGTATAGAAGGGATCGAACACTTTGCCTGTCAGTTCAGGCGGCAAGCCGGGGCCGTCGTCCTGAAAGCTCACCTGCAACTCGCTCTCCTGTTTGCCGATGCGAATCCGCAGCGTGCCCCTCGGGCGCAGCTCCCGGATCGCTTGCTCGGCATTGATGATCAGGTTCAAAAAGACCTGCATCAACTGGCTGGCATCGCCCTCGAAAGGCGGGAGGTTCGGCTCCGCTATGAAATCCACGCTGATGTTATTGAGGCGAAGGGAATGCTCATGCAGCAGCAACGTGCGTTGAATCAGATCGTTGATGTTCAGGCGATTTCGGCCAGGTGTCGGCGGCCGCGAGAAGAACAGCAGGTTCTGCACAACTTCCGCCGCGCGGCGTGATTGCTCCTTTAGCAGGCGCAGATGCTTGCGTGTTTCCTCGGCCCCCGCTTGGGTGTCGAGCAAATCGATGGCGCCCAGGATCGCGGTTAAAGGATTATTCAGCTCGTGAGCGAAGCTATCGATCATCTGCCCCATGGCGGCCAGCCGCTCCGACTGGATCAGTTGCTGCTCCATTTGCTTAGCCTGGGTGATGTCGCGAACTGACGCTACTACTCCCACCAGATCTCCCTTGGAGTCGAAAAGGGGGCTTGCGATGGAACGCAGAGTGCACCAGGCGCCATCCCGCTGCCGCACTGAGTAGTCCGTTTGACCAACGGCTTCCTTGCCGGCAAGCACATCATTGAATAGCCGAAATGGCTCATGGGTGTTTGGATCGGCGGTAACCGTTTTGCCGATGAGTTCCTCCGGCACACATCCCAGCACCTCGCGTACTCGCGGGCTGGCGTAGGTGTAGCGCAGATTGTTGTCGAGCACCAAAATGGCGTCGGGAAAACACTCCACCAGCCGCCGCCCGAATTCTTCCTGCTGGTGCAGCCGTGCCTCGATCTCGCGTCGCTCGGTGATATCCACCAGCGTGCCCTGGTAGCGTGTGACCTTGCCTTCGTTGTCGAAGATGGCACGAGATGAATCTAGGCAGAAGATTACCCTCCCATCCCTGCGGCGAAGCCGGATTTCCCGGTCCCGGACTGCGATCTTCTGATCCAGTTCCTGCAGTACTTGCTTGCGTTCGGCCGGATCAACAAAGACTTCGTCAGCGGGAGTGGCCAGTAGCAGAGTCTTATCATCGAATCCGAGCATGCGGACGAGCGCCATATTGCAGTCCAGCATCTTGCCCTCAGGGGTACTGAAGTAAACCCCTTCGTGGGCGGTCTCAAATAATTCCGTGAAGCGCGATTCGCGTTCCCGCTGCTGGGTAATGTCACGCCCCCAGAAACTGGCGCCTACGACCTCGCCTTCGCGAACAATGGCTTGCGCGGTGCAGTCGAAAAAGCGGGCCCGAATGCCGCTTTTCAAGCGAAGTTCCAACACCCCTGCCCATTGCCGCTGCTGGCGAAAACTGGGAAGGGCATCGGCTACATCCTGCGCTGTCGGGCGCGCCACAAATTCGGAGAGCTTGTGTCCGATCACGTCCGCAAAGGGCAGCCCCAGCAGATCGGCCCAGGCCCGGTTCGCCGTGCGAATGGTTCCGTCCAACTCCACAGCCACAACGACATCGTCGAAGCTGTCCACCAGGTCGCGAAACCCACGCTGCGATTTCTGCAGGATGGCCAGCAGTTGTTCAATCTGTTGTTCCGACGGCGGGGACGTTGCCGCTTCCTGCATCCCGCGCAGTTGACCACGCAGTTCGGCAATCTCCCAACGCTTGCGCGCAGTGTAAAGGGCCAGCAGCGCCACCGTGAGCACCGTGCCGACCGGGACTGCTTTCAGACTGTGTGGAATGGTGGAGAAGTTCTGCCAGGAAGCCACGCCCAGGCCGAGCGCCAGCAGTCCGAGAAACAGCAGAGCGATACGCCAAAGCTTGCCCTCCTCCCGCTCCAACCGCTGCAGCTGAGTGGAGGCATCAGGCGCCGTCTGACTGTCCGCTGCCATCAATGTTGAGGAGGGGTTCCACCCCTGATTGAGATGGTATGTACCCCAAATACCAGAATCAAGCCGGGGAAACCCGCAGGTAAAGATCACGGGAGTGCATGGGACACCAGATTCTTGGCTAAAGCATCGTGTGTCAAAGGTCGAAAGTGATGAAAAGCAGCTTTCCACAGCCTTCGTCGATGGCCCTTCGGGGCATACATCACATCGCCCTCCGGCTTCCATCACAGAGGCGAGTTCTCGCCCGTTGCTATAGTGCGCGGTTGTCTCTGGTTCCGAGCGCTTTGACGCGGGTTGAGAAGTGCTTTACAAGACCTTGAGCGCTGCCGTTTACGGCATCGACGCCAGCATCATCGAAGTGGAAGTTGACGTCTCGGGAATCCGCCAGACGGAAGATCACTTCACCACCGTCGGCTTGCCCGATGCGGCCGTGCGCGAGAGCCGCGAACGCATCCGTTCCGCGCTCAAAAACTGCGGATACGATATTCCCCCTACCCACATCACCATCAATCTCGCTCCCGCCCATTTGAAAAAAGAAGGCTCCGGCTTCGATCTGCCCATGGCACTGGGGATTCTCGGCGCGTACGGCGGCCTCACCCGGAAAGAAGTTCCAGACTATGTGCTGGTAGGTGAGCTGTCGCTGGATGGCGGGATTCGCGGCGTTCGCGGCACTCTGCCCATCGCGGTAGCGGCGCGCACCAACAAGATCAGGAATCTTATCGTGCCGGAAGTGAACGCCAAGGAAGCGGCGGTAGTCGGCGGTGTAAGAGTCTATCCCGTGCGCTCGCTGATGGAGGTCGTGCGGCTGATCAATACCGGCAACACCGTGAAGCCGGTGGAAGTGAATGCTTCGGAGTTACTGCACCAATCGCAACACTTCTCGGTCGATTTTAAGGACGTGCGCGGCCAGCACACCGCCAAGCGCGCCCTCGAAGTTGCCTGCGCCGGCGGACACAACATCCTCATGATTGGTCCGCCTGGTTCGGGCAAGACCATGCTGGCCAAACGCATGCCCACCATTCTTCCGCCGCTCACCTTCGAGGAGGCTCTCGAGACCACCAAGATTCACAGCGTCGCGGGTGTGCTCGATTCCGGTGCGGGTCTGGTCGGAGTTCGGCCTTACCGAGCGCCACACCATACCATCTCCGATGCCGGCCTGATCGGTGGCGGGGTGCTGCCGCGGCCGGGAGAGGTCTCGCTGGCGCACAACGGCGTTCTGTTTCTTGATGAGCTACCGGAATTCCCCCGCAACGTTCTGGAAGTGATGCGCCAGCCGCTCGAGGATGGCAACGTCACGATCGCCCGTGCCTCCATGTCCCTGACATTCCCCTCGCGCTTCATGCTGGCCGCTGCCATGAACCCGTGCCCCTGTGGTTACTTCAATGACCGCTCGCGCGAATGCCACTGCACCCCTCCCATGATCCAGCGCTATGTATCGAAAATTTCCGGTCCGCTGCTCGATCGTATCGACATTCATATCGATGTGCCGGCGGTGAAATACAAAGAGTTGCGAGCGGGGGCGAGCCCGGAGGGCTCAGAGCAGATCCGGCAAAGGGTGATGCGCGCGCGGGAAATCCAGCTTGACCGCTTCGCCAAGGGGGGAGAACGCATTTACAGCAACTCCCAGATGGGATCACGCCAGATTCGCACCTATTGTGACCTTAGCACCGACTGCGAACGGCTGCTGGAACGGGCCATTACCCAGCAAGGACTCAGCGCCCGCGCTCATGATCGTATCCTTAAAGTAGCGCGTACCGTTGCCGACCTTGAGCAAGCCGCGCAGATCGATCCAAAACACATAGCCGAAGCCATCCAGTACCGCACCCTCGATCGCACCTATTGGGCATAACGCCAACCAGCAAGATTCGGTTGAGAAACACTCACGTGTCCTGACAAACCTGCTGTTTTTAACGAATTAGCTATGATTTTGCGGCGTTTTGCCGGCTAATTCCAAGAAAACAAACATCTTTCTAAGAAAATGAACGCGACAGCACGGGCCCTGTGCCATTTTGAGGATGACGCTAAGACATACACATTAAATAACTTAGGAAGACCATCTGGCCTTCAGTAATCATTCTTGGGTACCCAGGTTAGACCTGAAGCCGCTGGCTGCGTTGACACCATTTCGCTGCATTCCTTAGACTATCGAGACCATTTCGGCGCAGGGAGGGCAATTAATCGATTGCGAGGTGTTTGATGCGACCAAGACTAGCCAGCATCCTGATGGTGCCACTTGCGGCCATCAGCTTGATGGCGGCCCAGCCGCCAAACATCCCCGGCAGTCAAGCCCACCTCGATCAAACCGAGAGTGCGGTACGACCCGAGAAAGGACGGTCTAACGACAATTCGCAAAGGGCAGCAGTAAGCCCTCGCCAAGTGAAACGCCCGAAGCCCTATCAGGTTGGTAAGGCTTCGTGGTATGGCAAGCAGTTCCACGGGAAAGAAACTGCCAGCGGGGAACGTTATGATATGTTCCAGTTTACGGCTGCTCACCGGCAGCTGCCGCTGGGAACTCTGGTGAAAGTGACCAACCTGCGCAATGGCAGGTCGGTGATTGTTCGGGTAAATGATCGGGGACCGGTTCCCCATTCCCGGATTATCGATCTTTCATACGGAGCGGCCCGGATTCTTCAGCTACCGGGATATGGGATCGAAACGGTGCAGTTAGACATCGTGCATCCCCCTACGGTAGCCATGAGCAAGAGAGAGGGTCAGAGTTTGCCCGGTATGCCATAAGCGTTTCCCCATCGGGCCGTGCTCGATGGGCCAGCTGAAGCAATTTGGCTGACCAAGACGGAACTAATGCCCGAATCAATTGATCTCGTTTCACACCCCAGCCCCGCGCCGAACGAGACTAGGGACCCGAGAGATCGATTGATCGTCGCGCTGGATGTGCCCAGCGCCGCCCAGGCGCAAAACCTGGTAACGGCGATCGGAAACGCGGCGCGAACTTTTAAAGTCGGGAAACAGCTCTTCACGGCCGAAGGCCCCAGAGTCGTACGCGACCTGGTTGCCTCCGGCCGTAGAGTTTTTCTGGACCTCAAATTCCACGACATTCCTAATACCGTGGCCGGAGCGGTGCGCGAAGCGGCTCGCCTGGGCGCAAGCATGCTGACAGTGCATGCTTGCGGCGGACGCCGCATGCTCGAGGCTGCAGTAGAAGCTGCCCGCTCATCCGATAGGCCACCGATGGTTTTGGCGGTGACTGTGCTCACCAGCCTGCGCGAAGAAGACATGGAGGAGATCGGGGTCAGCGGCAGCCTGGTGAGCCAGGCTCTTCGCATGACGGCGCTGGCGCGCAACGCAGGATGCGGCGGCGTGATCAGCTCTGCGCGGGAAGCCCGCGCCATCCGCACGACCCTGGGCAGTGGCTTCGCCATCGTCACGCCGGGAGTGCGGCTGGCGGGAGAGACCGAAGATGATCAGGCCCGCGTAGTGACTCCCAAGGACGCGATACGAGCGGGCGCGACGCACATCGTGGTCGGAAGGTCGATAACAGCGGCGAAAGATCCGGCGCGAGTCGCGGAGAGAATTGTGGAGGAGATTGGCGCGGCGGAGTGAAATTCTGCAGCGGCAAGGAATTCTGAGGATGCCCCGTTCAAGCGAAGCTTGGGCGGGGTTTTTCAAACTACGACGCCTTGAACATGATCCGGTGAAGTGATACTCATACCATCACTCTGCACGCCCTCGAGGAATCATGCACAAGTTGGCTGTTGCGTTGCTTCTCCTCCCCTCTACGATCTTCCCACAGAGCACAGCTCCTGCAAAGGAAGGTACGCAATCATCCACGGCTGCCATCCGCTATACCGTCATCCTCGCCGGCAATAAGGCTGGCTTTCAGACATCCAGTGTCACGCCTGACGGCGGTCACATCTATCACTTCGAATTCAACGATCGCGGACGCGGGCCCAGCATCGATTCGCGAATCGTTCTGAACAAGCAGGCAATTCCCACCCAGATCGACAACACCGGCCACGATTACCTCAAAGCGCCGGTGGACGAGCATTTCTCGTTCAGCAACGGCAAAGCTACGTGGAAGAACAAGGCCGAGCAGGGGACGAAGGCGACTGCCGCCGCCTTTTACGTCAGCGATTCTGGTGCTCCCGAAGAAGCAGCGCTGCTGGCGCGAGCTTTGCTGGCTGCGCCCGGAGGCAAGCTGCCGCTTCTGCCGGGCGGCGAGGCTTCAATCACCAGGCGCGGCGACCTGAAACTTGAGGCCGGCGGGAGGTCGCTCACTGTGGTGCAGTACGGCATCGACGGCCTGGGATTCTTGCCCACTCCGGTATGGCTGGGGCCCGACGGCGCCTTCTTCGCGGCGCTCAGTGGCTGGTGGGTGATCATTCGCGAAGGATGGGAATCCACCATCCCCGCCCTCACCAAAGCTCAGGATGACTTCAGCAATGCCCGCGCAGCCACCCTGGCGAAGACCCTCGCGCGCAAGCCGGCGGGCGCACTCGTCTTCGTGCACGCCAACCTCTTCGATGCGGAGACCGCAACGCTCTTGCCCAGGCGCACGGTTACTATCAAGGGCAACAGCATCGCCGCCGTGGGTGAAGATGGCAAAGTCGCGATTCCGCCAGGAGCGGAAGTGATCGACGCTACCGGAAAAACGCTCATGCCCGGACTGTGGGACATGCACGTGCATCTGGCGGAAGACGATGGACTGCTGCACATGGCCGCAGGCGTGACCAGTGTGCGCGATCTCGGCAACATCATTGACCGCGTTTTGCCGATGCGCCAGCGCTTCGATGACGGCAGCGAGATCGGGCCACGCGTCGTGCTGGCTGGAATCATGGACGGCTCCGGCCCTTACGCCGGGCCAACCAAGGTGCTGGTGGATACGGAAGAGCAGGCACGGGCAGCGGTCGATAATTACGCGAAGCTGGGGTACGTGCAGATCAAAATCTACAGCTCGATCAAGCCCGAGCTGGTGCCCGTCATCATCCAGCAGGCTCGCAGCCATGGCATGCGGGTCAGCGGGCATGTGCCGGCGTTCATGAACGCGCAGCAATTCGTGCTCGATGGCGCAGATGAAATCCAGCATATGAATTTCATTTTTTTGAATTTCATGTTCGATTCTGTGAAAGAAACCCGCACTCCCGCGCGCTTCACTGCCGTGGCTCAGCATGCGACAGAAATCGATCCGGCCAGCGAGCAGGTGCACAATTTCATCCAGCTCTTGAAGGACCACAAGACCGTGGTTGATCCCACGCTAGCTGTGTTCGAACA encodes:
- a CDS encoding PAS domain S-box protein, which produces MAADSQTAPDASTQLQRLEREEGKLWRIALLFLGLLALGLGVASWQNFSTIPHSLKAVPVGTVLTVALLALYTARKRWEIAELRGQLRGMQEAATSPPSEQQIEQLLAILQKSQRGFRDLVDSFDDVVVAVELDGTIRTANRAWADLLGLPFADVIGHKLSEFVARPTAQDVADALPSFRQQRQWAGVLELRLKSGIRARFFDCTAQAIVREGEVVGASFWGRDITQQRERESRFTELFETAHEGVYFSTPEGKMLDCNMALVRMLGFDDKTLLLATPADEVFVDPAERKQVLQELDQKIAVRDREIRLRRRDGRVIFCLDSSRAIFDNEGKVTRYQGTLVDITERREIEARLHQQEEFGRRLVECFPDAILVLDNNLRYTYASPRVREVLGCVPEELIGKTVTADPNTHEPFRLFNDVLAGKEAVGQTDYSVRQRDGAWCTLRSIASPLFDSKGDLVGVVASVRDITQAKQMEQQLIQSERLAAMGQMIDSFAHELNNPLTAILGAIDLLDTQAGAEETRKHLRLLKEQSRRAAEVVQNLLFFSRPPTPGRNRLNINDLIQRTLLLHEHSLRLNNISVDFIAEPNLPPFEGDASQLMQVFLNLIINAEQAIRELRPRGTLRIRIGKQESELQVSFQDDGPGLPPELTGKVFDPFYTTKRTGGVNALGLSISMGILKGCGGRLEAQAAPGGGAVFSVRLPLQVPVLAGR
- a CDS encoding YifB family Mg chelatase-like AAA ATPase; amino-acid sequence: MLYKTLSAAVYGIDASIIEVEVDVSGIRQTEDHFTTVGLPDAAVRESRERIRSALKNCGYDIPPTHITINLAPAHLKKEGSGFDLPMALGILGAYGGLTRKEVPDYVLVGELSLDGGIRGVRGTLPIAVAARTNKIRNLIVPEVNAKEAAVVGGVRVYPVRSLMEVVRLINTGNTVKPVEVNASELLHQSQHFSVDFKDVRGQHTAKRALEVACAGGHNILMIGPPGSGKTMLAKRMPTILPPLTFEEALETTKIHSVAGVLDSGAGLVGVRPYRAPHHTISDAGLIGGGVLPRPGEVSLAHNGVLFLDELPEFPRNVLEVMRQPLEDGNVTIARASMSLTFPSRFMLAAAMNPCPCGYFNDRSRECHCTPPMIQRYVSKISGPLLDRIDIHIDVPAVKYKELRAGASPEGSEQIRQRVMRAREIQLDRFAKGGERIYSNSQMGSRQIRTYCDLSTDCERLLERAITQQGLSARAHDRILKVARTVADLEQAAQIDPKHIAEAIQYRTLDRTYWA
- a CDS encoding septal ring lytic transglycosylase RlpA family protein, whose translation is MRPRLASILMVPLAAISLMAAQPPNIPGSQAHLDQTESAVRPEKGRSNDNSQRAAVSPRQVKRPKPYQVGKASWYGKQFHGKETASGERYDMFQFTAAHRQLPLGTLVKVTNLRNGRSVIVRVNDRGPVPHSRIIDLSYGAARILQLPGYGIETVQLDIVHPPTVAMSKREGQSLPGMP
- the pyrF gene encoding orotidine-5'-phosphate decarboxylase; this translates as MIVALDVPSAAQAQNLVTAIGNAARTFKVGKQLFTAEGPRVVRDLVASGRRVFLDLKFHDIPNTVAGAVREAARLGASMLTVHACGGRRMLEAAVEAARSSDRPPMVLAVTVLTSLREEDMEEIGVSGSLVSQALRMTALARNAGCGGVISSAREARAIRTTLGSGFAIVTPGVRLAGETEDDQARVVTPKDAIRAGATHIVVGRSITAAKDPARVAERIVEEIGAAE
- a CDS encoding amidohydrolase family protein; the encoded protein is MHKLAVALLLLPSTIFPQSTAPAKEGTQSSTAAIRYTVILAGNKAGFQTSSVTPDGGHIYHFEFNDRGRGPSIDSRIVLNKQAIPTQIDNTGHDYLKAPVDEHFSFSNGKATWKNKAEQGTKATAAAFYVSDSGAPEEAALLARALLAAPGGKLPLLPGGEASITRRGDLKLEAGGRSLTVVQYGIDGLGFLPTPVWLGPDGAFFAALSGWWVIIREGWESTIPALTKAQDDFSNARAATLAKTLARKPAGALVFVHANLFDAETATLLPRRTVTIKGNSIAAVGEDGKVAIPPGAEVIDATGKTLMPGLWDMHVHLAEDDGLLHMAAGVTSVRDLGNIIDRVLPMRQRFDDGSEIGPRVVLAGIMDGSGPYAGPTKVLVDTEEQARAAVDNYAKLGYVQIKIYSSIKPELVPVIIQQARSHGMRVSGHVPAFMNAQQFVLDGADEIQHMNFIFLNFMFDSVKETRTPARFTAVAQHATEIDPASEQVHNFIQLLKDHKTVVDPTLAVFEQMFTDRPGQMSKSYAAAADRMPVQVRRGFLHGGLPVPDGMDQHYRDSFNQMLKMTRALYDSGIPVVAGTDDLAGFTLDRELELYVEAGIPAPKVLQLATLGAARVMKMDQQLGSIAPGKLADVIVIDGDPVSRISDIRRVETIVKDGVVYKSAELYRAVGVGSSN